The following are encoded in a window of Sutcliffiella horikoshii genomic DNA:
- a CDS encoding flavodoxin family protein produces the protein MTKALFLNCSLKSSSEESNTEALMKEVIKHFNNENVESEIVRIADYNIKFGVSEDEGYGDEWPEVFNKVMRADILIIGTPLWLGEKSSVATMVMERLYGGSGLTNDKGQYIYYNKVGGVVITGNEDGAKHAASSILSGLTHMGFTIPPNVDTYWVGEAGPGESYIEAEGHKNDFTREHAKIMAYNLKHFANMLKENPIPAEGNVVEQS, from the coding sequence ATGACAAAAGCACTTTTCCTTAACTGTTCACTCAAATCTTCCAGCGAAGAATCTAATACAGAAGCACTTATGAAAGAGGTCATCAAGCACTTCAACAACGAAAACGTTGAATCTGAGATTGTAAGAATAGCTGATTACAACATAAAATTCGGTGTTAGCGAGGACGAAGGGTATGGCGATGAGTGGCCGGAAGTGTTCAACAAGGTAATGCGTGCTGACATTCTTATTATCGGGACTCCGCTGTGGCTTGGTGAGAAGAGCAGTGTCGCAACAATGGTGATGGAGCGGCTTTATGGCGGAAGTGGACTAACGAACGACAAAGGGCAATATATTTACTATAACAAGGTGGGAGGTGTGGTCATAACAGGAAACGAGGATGGCGCAAAGCATGCAGCCTCATCCATCCTTTCCGGCTTGACACATATGGGCTTTACTATTCCGCCAAATGTGGATACATACTGGGTTGGTGAAGCGGGACCGGGAGAGTCGTATATTGAAGCGGAAGGACATAAGAATGATTTCACGAGGGAGCATGCCAAAATCATGGCCTATAACCTAAAGCATTTTGCCAACATGCTGAAAGAAAATCCAATCCCTGCAGAAGGTAATGTGGTCGAACAAAGCTAG
- a CDS encoding MalY/PatB family protein has protein sequence MQLEKFIDRRKTHSVKWFIEDQDIIPLCIADMDFQVSEEIVSAISQKATHGIYGYSTFCARYYDAVEYWWKTQYDWELKREWISFSPGIIPGMNLLLKALTKPGDAVIVQDPVYYPFFSAIQTQGCTILHNSLLYSEDGYKMDFEDFEEKAAQPETKVFILCSPHNPVGRVWTHEELRRIGEICEKHGVIVISDEMHGDLTYPGHKHIPFAKVHPDHLDFSITCAAPSKTFNIAGMQSSIFLIPNKEIREHYETLLTGFGLMRPNAFAVEGTIAAYYKGLPWLQEVKEYLNANLEYVCTYLEEHIPSIKVVKPEATHLIWLDCRELGIPADELHTFFLEKAGVRLDEGMKFGAGGQGFERINIACPREVLTEALLRMKAAIKERETC, from the coding sequence ATGCAACTGGAAAAATTCATCGACCGCAGAAAGACGCATTCTGTCAAATGGTTCATCGAAGATCAAGACATCATCCCGCTTTGCATCGCAGATATGGACTTTCAAGTTTCAGAAGAAATTGTCAGCGCAATCAGCCAAAAAGCGACGCACGGTATTTATGGCTACAGCACGTTTTGTGCCAGGTACTATGACGCAGTTGAATATTGGTGGAAAACACAGTACGACTGGGAGCTGAAGCGGGAGTGGATCTCGTTCAGCCCTGGCATTATCCCCGGGATGAACCTTTTGCTGAAGGCGTTAACGAAACCGGGTGACGCGGTAATCGTGCAAGATCCTGTGTATTATCCTTTCTTTTCTGCCATCCAAACACAAGGTTGCACCATCTTGCATAATTCCCTCCTCTATTCGGAGGACGGCTATAAAATGGATTTTGAGGACTTTGAAGAGAAAGCAGCCCAGCCTGAAACAAAGGTGTTCATCCTCTGCAGCCCGCACAATCCGGTCGGCAGGGTTTGGACTCATGAAGAGTTACGAAGGATTGGGGAGATTTGTGAAAAGCATGGAGTGATTGTCATCTCGGACGAAATGCATGGTGACCTGACTTATCCTGGGCATAAGCATATCCCATTTGCAAAAGTACATCCGGACCATCTGGACTTTTCCATCACCTGCGCGGCACCGAGCAAGACGTTCAACATTGCCGGAATGCAAAGTTCTATTTTCCTCATACCCAACAAAGAGATCAGAGAGCATTATGAAACATTGTTAACCGGATTTGGGTTGATGCGCCCCAACGCATTCGCCGTAGAAGGAACCATCGCTGCCTACTATAAAGGATTGCCGTGGCTGCAAGAGGTGAAAGAATATTTGAACGCTAACTTGGAGTACGTCTGCACCTACTTAGAAGAGCATATTCCTTCTATAAAAGTAGTGAAACCAGAGGCAACTCATCTAATTTGGTTGGATTGCCGGGAACTTGGAATTCCTGCTGATGAGTTGCACACCTTCTTTTTGGAAAAAGCGGGAGTCCGCTTAGATGAAGGAATGAAGTTCGGCGCAGGAGGCCAAGGGTTTGAACGCATAAATATTGCCTGTCCTCGCGAGGTGCTGACGGAAGCGCTGCTAAGGATGAAGGCTGCTATAAAAGAAAGGGAGACCTGCTGA
- the egtD gene encoding L-histidine N(alpha)-methyltransferase: MRLLENNIQSYDFYIEKENMRDEIIKGLSAPVKTIYSKFLYDHRGSELFELITELEEYYPTRTEMKIFNEKIQEITLAVGDVHTLIEYGSGSSNKIKALLHNFASLKEYVPIDISREYLFQSSLELAMLFPHIKIKAVCGDYTGPLTLPLEAEGKKVIFFPGSTIGNFEPVEVRNFLMKSAKLLDDGDGFLIGVDTKKDTVTLERAYDDAKGITAAFNLNLLTRMNRELGANFNEDQFEHLAYYNEQQGRIEMHLESQRNQTVKIGENEFFFQEGETIHTENSYKYSIGQFQTMALECGFKPRKVWTDAEEKFSVHYLEK, from the coding sequence ATGAGATTATTAGAAAATAATATTCAGAGTTATGATTTTTATATAGAAAAAGAGAATATGCGTGATGAAATCATAAAAGGTCTCTCAGCTCCAGTGAAAACAATTTACTCTAAGTTTTTATATGACCATAGGGGATCAGAATTGTTTGAATTGATCACGGAGCTTGAGGAGTACTATCCGACGAGGACGGAAATGAAGATCTTTAACGAAAAGATCCAAGAAATTACGTTGGCTGTTGGCGATGTTCACACCCTGATTGAGTATGGCAGTGGAAGCAGCAACAAAATCAAGGCGTTGCTTCACAATTTTGCAAGTCTAAAAGAATATGTACCAATTGATATATCACGGGAGTATCTCTTCCAATCTAGCTTAGAGCTTGCGATGCTTTTCCCTCACATTAAGATAAAAGCAGTTTGTGGGGACTACACCGGACCACTGACCTTGCCGTTAGAGGCGGAAGGCAAGAAGGTCATCTTTTTCCCCGGGTCTACAATCGGTAACTTCGAGCCGGTGGAGGTGCGGAATTTCCTAATGAAGTCCGCAAAGTTGTTGGATGATGGTGATGGATTCCTCATCGGTGTTGATACGAAAAAGGATACGGTAACACTGGAACGGGCTTACGATGATGCGAAAGGCATTACGGCTGCATTCAATCTTAACCTTTTGACCAGGATGAACAGGGAGCTTGGGGCCAATTTTAACGAAGATCAGTTTGAGCACCTTGCCTACTATAACGAGCAACAAGGCAGAATTGAAATGCATCTTGAGAGCCAAAGAAATCAAACCGTGAAAATCGGAGAGAACGAATTTTTCTTCCAAGAAGGTGAAACCATTCACACCGAAAACTCTTATAAATACTCCATTGGTCAGTTTCAGACGATGGCATTGGAGTGCGGTTTCAAGCCGAGGAAAGTGTGGACGGATGCTGAGGAGAAATTTAGTGTGCATTATTTAGAAAAGTAA
- the egtB gene encoding ergothioneine biosynthesis protein EgtB, translated as METQTIKSLSQRFMNVRDLTMKLVQPLETEDFIIQSHPDVSPPKWHLAHTTWFFERFVLKEYFENYREFHPKYDFLFNSYYETVGPFQPRHQRGVLSRPSIQDIFQYRSFIDNYIVDLLEQHEESKSEQTDKIYSLIEIGMQHEQQHQELILMDVKYNFFVNPLHPVYKESNSAPSVKREPSYHTYDGGLVEIGHNGDGFSFDNESPNHKVWLEPFKLADQPVTNGEYLEFIKAGGYQKPYYWLSDGWNTVKKNDWQAPLYWSKDNDGEWFIFTLGGKKKLDPNEPVVHVSFYEADAFSRWRGKRLPTEAEWEHAARDLEINGNTMDTGHYHPAATKQTAGSRMFGDVWEWTASAYSPYPGSKPLEGALGEYNAKFMCNQMVLRGGSCATPQDHIRNTYRNFFPADKRWQFSGFRMAEDAL; from the coding sequence ATGGAAACACAAACGATAAAATCATTATCACAACGATTTATGAATGTGCGTGACCTCACCATGAAGCTTGTTCAACCATTAGAAACAGAAGATTTCATTATTCAATCACACCCAGATGTCAGTCCGCCAAAATGGCATCTGGCCCACACTACGTGGTTCTTTGAGCGCTTTGTCCTTAAAGAGTATTTCGAAAACTACCGAGAATTCCATCCAAAGTACGATTTTCTTTTTAATTCCTATTACGAGACGGTTGGGCCATTTCAGCCAAGGCATCAACGCGGCGTCCTCTCCAGACCAAGCATCCAAGACATCTTTCAATACCGCAGTTTTATCGATAATTATATAGTGGACTTGCTCGAGCAACACGAGGAAAGCAAGTCCGAACAAACGGACAAAATTTATAGCCTCATAGAAATCGGCATGCAGCATGAACAGCAGCACCAAGAGCTGATCTTAATGGATGTAAAATACAACTTTTTCGTTAATCCGTTGCACCCTGTTTATAAAGAATCCAACTCCGCACCATCTGTAAAAAGAGAACCCTCCTACCACACTTATGACGGAGGTCTCGTTGAAATCGGTCATAACGGCGATGGTTTTTCTTTTGACAATGAAAGCCCGAACCATAAAGTGTGGCTCGAGCCGTTTAAGCTGGCTGATCAACCTGTCACGAACGGTGAGTACCTGGAATTCATCAAAGCAGGCGGCTATCAGAAGCCTTATTACTGGCTGTCCGACGGCTGGAATACGGTAAAAAAGAATGACTGGCAGGCTCCGCTATATTGGAGTAAGGACAATGATGGTGAGTGGTTTATCTTTACACTCGGAGGAAAGAAGAAACTCGACCCAAATGAACCGGTAGTCCATGTCAGCTTTTATGAGGCGGATGCCTTCAGCAGATGGAGAGGCAAACGTCTTCCTACAGAGGCGGAATGGGAGCATGCGGCAAGAGATCTCGAGATAAACGGGAATACGATGGACACCGGCCACTATCATCCTGCAGCAACCAAGCAAACAGCCGGGTCCAGGATGTTTGGCGATGTGTGGGAATGGACGGCAAGCGCCTACTCGCCATACCCGGGCAGCAAGCCGCTTGAAGGGGCGCTTGGCGAATATAATGCTAAATTCATGTGCAATCAGATGGTGCTGCGCGGAGGATCCTGTGCTACCCCGCAAGACCATATCCGAAACACCTACCGCAACTTCTTCCCGGCGGACAAACGCTGGCAGTTCAGCGGATTCCGAATGGCGGAGGATGCGCTATGA
- the proS gene encoding proline--tRNA ligase: MSNKNFVEKITNMDEDFAQWYTDVVTKAELVDYSSVRGSMIIRPYGYALWENIKDALDKRIKETGHENVYMPLFIPESLLQKEKDHIEGFAPEVAWVTHGGDEKLQERLVVRPTSEVLFGEHYKNIIHSYRDLPKLYNQWANVVRWEKTTRPFLRTLEFLWQEGHTCHETDEQAHEETVKMLNVYAEICENILAIPVIKGQKTEKEKFAGAKYTYTIESLMHDGKALQSATSHHLGDGFAKAFGIQFLNREGKQEYVQQTSWGFTTRIIGAMIMVHGDDRGLVVPPRVAPTQVMIVPIAQHKEGVLDFAYDLKEKLAKTIRVGIDASDKKPGWKFNEYEMKGIPLRLEAGPRDIEQQQVVLVRRDTGEKLITPMEGLEAKIQQILEDIQKNLLEKARSHRETKTNVAMTFDAFKEQIEEKGGFIKAMWCGDQACEDKIKEETSATSRCMPFEQEQVAKTCVCCGKEAKHMVYWAKAY, translated from the coding sequence ATGTCTAACAAAAATTTTGTAGAAAAAATCACTAATATGGACGAAGACTTCGCCCAATGGTACACAGATGTCGTCACCAAAGCAGAACTTGTCGACTACTCTAGCGTCCGCGGCAGCATGATCATCCGCCCGTACGGCTACGCACTATGGGAAAACATTAAAGACGCGCTCGACAAACGGATCAAAGAAACCGGTCACGAAAATGTCTATATGCCTCTTTTCATACCGGAAAGTCTTCTGCAAAAAGAAAAGGATCACATCGAAGGCTTCGCACCGGAAGTAGCGTGGGTTACACACGGTGGAGACGAAAAGCTACAAGAACGCTTAGTGGTCCGCCCAACTTCTGAAGTGCTTTTCGGCGAGCATTACAAAAACATCATCCATTCCTACCGCGACCTGCCAAAGCTTTACAACCAGTGGGCAAATGTGGTGCGATGGGAAAAAACAACTAGACCGTTTCTGAGAACGCTTGAATTCCTTTGGCAAGAAGGACACACCTGTCATGAGACAGACGAACAGGCACACGAAGAAACCGTGAAAATGCTCAATGTTTACGCGGAAATCTGTGAGAACATCCTGGCCATTCCTGTCATCAAAGGGCAGAAAACGGAAAAAGAAAAATTCGCCGGAGCGAAATACACCTACACGATCGAAAGCTTGATGCATGACGGCAAAGCATTGCAGTCAGCCACATCTCATCATCTTGGGGACGGTTTTGCCAAAGCGTTCGGCATTCAATTTTTAAACCGTGAAGGCAAGCAGGAATATGTGCAGCAAACTTCTTGGGGCTTTACCACCCGTATCATTGGAGCCATGATCATGGTCCACGGTGATGACCGAGGTTTAGTTGTTCCTCCAAGGGTTGCGCCAACGCAGGTGATGATTGTCCCAATTGCTCAACACAAAGAAGGCGTCCTTGATTTTGCTTATGATTTAAAAGAAAAACTGGCTAAAACCATTCGCGTGGGAATTGACGCCAGCGACAAAAAGCCGGGCTGGAAATTTAACGAGTACGAAATGAAGGGAATTCCACTAAGACTCGAAGCGGGGCCACGAGATATTGAACAACAACAAGTTGTCCTTGTCCGCCGTGACACCGGGGAGAAATTGATTACACCTATGGAAGGACTGGAAGCGAAGATTCAGCAAATCCTTGAAGATATCCAGAAAAACCTTTTAGAAAAAGCACGTTCCCACCGCGAAACCAAAACGAATGTGGCCATGACTTTCGACGCCTTTAAAGAGCAAATCGAAGAAAAAGGCGGCTTCATCAAAGCCATGTGGTGCGGCGATCAAGCGTGTGAGGACAAAATAAAAGAAGAAACAAGCGCGACGTCCCGTTGTATGCCATTTGAACAAGAACAGGTAGCCAAAACTTGTGTGTGTTGCGGAAAAGAAGCGAAACATATGGTATATTGGGCTAAAGCATACTAG
- a CDS encoding DeoR/GlpR family DNA-binding transcription regulator translates to MFTDERRGEILKVLEQDGRVLAKDLADQFNMSIDSIRRDLSIMEEQGLLKRTHGGAIPVASVRTMPRPPAERFGDGTEHQNAIAKMAAGYVKANQTVFIGGASIHYVLLKYLPKDIPFTVLTNSLEVAYTLSGSENISTFLIGGNVKSSGNITDALANEFARQFTVDLCFSTAGALSVKGLSTATPEVAIFYKTVYENSKKLVAMFEHTKIGQEMFAGMYPTGKLDVVITDSETDKEKVDALKAAGVEVLVAGV, encoded by the coding sequence TTGTTTACTGATGAAAGACGGGGAGAAATTTTGAAAGTTTTAGAGCAGGATGGAAGAGTGTTGGCGAAGGATTTGGCTGATCAATTCAATATGTCTATAGATTCCATTCGCAGAGACCTTTCCATCATGGAAGAACAGGGATTATTGAAAAGAACACATGGAGGTGCGATTCCTGTAGCATCCGTTCGTACCATGCCACGCCCACCAGCGGAGCGTTTTGGGGACGGCACCGAACACCAGAATGCCATCGCAAAAATGGCTGCAGGCTATGTGAAAGCAAACCAAACCGTTTTTATCGGCGGAGCGTCGATTCATTATGTACTGCTAAAATATTTACCAAAGGATATTCCGTTCACGGTGCTGACCAATTCACTTGAAGTTGCTTATACTTTAAGTGGATCTGAAAATATCTCTACCTTTTTGATTGGTGGGAATGTGAAAAGCTCAGGTAACATTACCGATGCTTTGGCAAATGAATTCGCAAGACAGTTCACAGTAGATTTGTGCTTTTCCACGGCAGGGGCGCTTTCTGTAAAAGGTCTGAGCACTGCAACGCCGGAAGTCGCTATATTTTATAAGACGGTTTATGAAAATTCCAAGAAACTGGTCGCCATGTTTGAGCACACAAAGATCGGCCAGGAGATGTTTGCTGGCATGTATCCGACTGGAAAATTGGATGTGGTAATAACGGATTCGGAGACCGATAAGGAGAAAGTCGATGCCTTGAAGGCTGCCGGGGTAGAGGTTTTGGTTGCTGGAGTATAG
- a CDS encoding serine hydrolase domain-containing protein, translating into MKLKNVELETILANMVQEIDFSGVIHVENDTGVIHTSAHGFCNRSDAIPNTTNTRFGIASGCKLFTAIGICQLVERGSSISFHSKLSNLLDHSFPLFDEEVTVHQLLTHSSGIPDYFDEDEMEDFEELWVKNPMYHMRELEDFLPLFQKQLMKFIPGEKFYYNNAGYIVLGLIIEKVTRVPFTDYVEEHIFKPAQMEESGYFSLDSLPAKTALGYIDKEDGTWKTNSYSIPIKGGADGGAYVTAGDFAKLWQSLLNGKLLSKEMLDKMMTPWIQTNNDNDYYGYGMWMEKAEDKIVKYHVMGYDPGVSFASAYYPASETIVVIPSNKEHGPHKLMYLLEDRI; encoded by the coding sequence ATGAAACTAAAAAACGTAGAGTTAGAAACAATTTTAGCTAACATGGTACAAGAAATAGACTTTTCAGGTGTTATCCATGTGGAGAACGATACCGGAGTGATTCATACTAGTGCCCACGGCTTCTGCAATCGGTCAGACGCCATTCCCAACACTACCAATACGAGATTCGGAATCGCTTCAGGCTGTAAGCTTTTCACGGCAATTGGCATTTGTCAGTTGGTGGAGAGGGGCAGCAGCATATCGTTCCATTCAAAATTAAGCAATTTGTTGGATCATTCTTTTCCTCTTTTCGATGAAGAAGTTACAGTTCACCAGTTGCTGACACACTCATCCGGAATTCCTGACTACTTTGACGAGGATGAAATGGAAGATTTTGAAGAGCTTTGGGTGAAGAATCCAATGTATCACATGAGAGAACTAGAGGATTTCCTACCGTTGTTCCAGAAACAACTGATGAAATTCATCCCGGGAGAAAAATTCTATTACAATAATGCAGGCTATATAGTATTAGGGTTAATTATTGAAAAGGTAACACGGGTTCCTTTTACTGATTATGTGGAGGAGCACATCTTCAAGCCGGCACAAATGGAGGAATCTGGTTACTTTTCTTTAGATTCTTTACCTGCCAAGACGGCTCTTGGGTACATTGACAAAGAAGATGGTACTTGGAAAACTAACAGCTACTCCATCCCGATAAAAGGCGGTGCTGACGGTGGCGCTTATGTTACGGCAGGCGACTTTGCAAAACTTTGGCAGTCCCTACTGAATGGAAAGCTATTAAGCAAAGAAATGCTCGATAAAATGATGACACCATGGATTCAAACGAATAATGATAACGATTACTATGGCTATGGAATGTGGATGGAGAAGGCCGAAGACAAAATCGTAAAATATCATGTCATGGGTTATGACCCGGGCGTAAGTTTTGCGTCTGCCTACTATCCGGCTTCAGAAACAATCGTAGTGATTCCGTCCAATAAGGAACATGGCCCCCACAAGCTGATGTACTTGCTTGAGGACCGTATTTAA
- a CDS encoding methyltransferase domain-containing protein translates to MKTDQLFQHYLKEAETDFSGWDFSHVTETGRLASGMLSWSYGSMAKTLMAESTSMLDMGTGGGELLSKLQPFPPRVCATEGYKPNFPIAKGRLEPFGVKVVEVEPDNQLRFPDKHFDLIINKHEEYEPSEVRRVLQDGGTFLTQQVGWSDCQDINRLLGAPVNEEYAHWNLEFAHKQLEGHGFKVLLSKQEFPVQRFYDIGALIYYLKAIPWQVVDFSVEDYVDLLFELHLKIKRAGYLDIKQDRFVLRAVGI, encoded by the coding sequence ATGAAAACAGATCAACTTTTCCAACACTATTTAAAAGAAGCAGAAACCGATTTTTCAGGATGGGATTTTTCCCATGTAACAGAAACAGGTCGCCTTGCATCTGGAATGCTTTCCTGGTCATATGGCAGCATGGCGAAAACTTTGATGGCAGAATCCACTTCCATGCTCGATATGGGAACAGGTGGGGGAGAACTGCTTTCCAAGCTGCAGCCATTTCCGCCGAGAGTATGTGCAACGGAAGGCTACAAACCAAACTTTCCTATAGCAAAAGGAAGACTTGAACCATTTGGTGTAAAGGTGGTCGAAGTGGAGCCGGACAACCAGTTGCGTTTTCCAGACAAGCACTTTGACCTGATCATCAATAAGCACGAGGAGTACGAACCGAGCGAGGTTAGAAGAGTTTTGCAAGACGGAGGGACTTTTCTGACTCAGCAGGTCGGCTGGAGCGATTGCCAGGATATCAACAGACTGCTCGGTGCACCGGTTAATGAAGAGTATGCTCATTGGAACCTTGAATTTGCACACAAACAATTGGAGGGTCACGGTTTCAAGGTTCTCCTTAGCAAACAAGAATTCCCGGTGCAGCGCTTTTACGATATCGGTGCACTTATCTACTATTTGAAGGCCATTCCGTGGCAGGTGGTAGATTTCAGTGTGGAAGATTACGTGGATCTATTGTTTGAGCTTCACCTGAAAATAAAGCGGGCAGGGTATTTGGATATCAAGCAGGACCGGTTTGTGTTGAGGGCGGTAGGAATATAA